Part of the Legionella cardiaca genome, GAATTTTATAGTGGTTATAAATTGATCGTGTTTTTTAGGAGTATTGACTATGTACTAGCTAATATCAGGTCGATGTAAGCTATTAGTTGATCACTTTGCCTCAAATAGTGATGGGATATATTTTATGGATAGCGAATCTTGGGGTAGATGGAGCGATGTAACTGGCTTCATTGACCTGAGATGGCAATGGAGAGAAAAATGAAGAGCATAACCATTATTGGCTCTGGTTTAGCTGGAACGTTATTGTCGCTCTATATGGCCAGAAGAGGTTATGAAGTTAATGTATTTGAATCAAGACCTGACATTAGAACAGAAAAATTAGATCGGGGACGTTCCATTAATCTTGCTTTGTCATGCCGTGGGATTACCGGATTGGCAAGTATTAGTCTAATGTCTGAAGTTGAAAAAATTATGGTGCCTATGTTTGCAAGAGCAATCCATGAATCGAATGGCGAGATAAAGTTTCAAGCTTTTGGCCGTCATAAAGATGAATATATTAATGCCATACATCGTAGTGAGTTGAATGCTTTACTACTGAATGTTGCAGAGCGTGAGCCACGAATTCATTTATATTTTGATATGAAGTTAGTAAACCTTGATATTGATAAAAAATTATTGCATTTTGAGCTTAAAAATCATGAGCAGCTTACAAGATCGTATGACGTATTGATTGGAGCCGATGGGGCAGGTTCTCGTGTGCGAGAGGAGTTGGTTAGAAGACAACTCATTGTTGCTTCAAGAAATTTTTTACCACATGGCTACAAAGAGTTGTCTATTTCAAAAAGCTATTCTTCTGATTTTGTCTCAGAGCATTTGCACCTATGGCCGAGAGATTCCTTCATGTTATTAGGAAATCCTAATCGAGATTACTCAATTACCGGGACTTTATTCCTCGCTCTTGAGGGTAAAAATAGCTTCGCAGAACTTGATAATAAAATTGCTATTAACGCTTTCTTTAAAAAAGAATTCCCCGATGCTTACAAGGCTATGCCCGATTTAATTGGTGAATTTTTAAATCACCCAACGGGAAACTTAAGTACGATTAAGTGTGCTCCCTGGTATTTTGCAGATCAATGTCTATTGATTGGTGATGCTGCTCACGGGATAGTGCCTTTTTTTGGTCAGGGGATGAATAGCGCTTTTGAGGATTGTCGCATTCTCAATGAGCTTTTAGATACTTATCAAGATAATTGGCAAGAGGTGATGCCCGCATTTTTTGCTTCTCGTAAACCTAATACGGATGCTGTATCTGCGATGTCAATGGATAATTATCATGAAATTCAAACAGATATACGTGATGAAAAGTTCAATTTAAAAAAACAAATAGAACAAGAATTAATGCACCGCTATCCAGAGATCTATGTATCAAAACATGTTTTGGTCATGTTTACCAATACGCCTTATGCAAAAGCTAAGGCATATGGAGAGCTACAAAAACAGTTATTAAATGAAATTTGTAAAAAAGTGAGGTCAATTGAAGAGATAGATTGGAACGAAGTAGATGATTTAATGCTTCAATATGACAAAAATTTGGCGAATTTAAACTCGAAAATAAAAACTCTTTTAACTTAAAGGAGTAATTTGGCCAAAATTTTGTCACCACCCCTGATTTCGGGGACAGTTTTTTGTCGCTTCCCGAGGTTTTGCCACGTCATAAAGAAAAAAAAACCGATTTTTTGAATAAAATTGCGTCAAATGGCAAAAAATTTTGGCATGGAGGGTGCAATACCTTACCTGAGTAACAATTTTATGCCGTGGAGGCAAATACTATGAAAACTATACAATCCTATATTGATTCCAAACAACAAGAATTTATGAATCATCCTTTTTTTGAAGTCTTGTCTCAATTAGATAGTTTAGAAGAAATTAGTTATTTTGTTCCTGAATTGACCTTTTGGGCAATGACATTCCAAGATATTTTACGTTTAAATGAAGAGAGAGTCAGTGATCCCTATTTGAAAAAAGTAGCTCGTCACCATCGTTTAGAAGATGCGGGTCATGAAAAATGGTTTTTGCATGATAAGAAATTTTTAGGCAAAGTCTCTCATGATGAATCATGTAATAAAGATGATGTAGCGTGGTTATACAGTAAAGAATCGCAGCTTACCCGTGATGCAGCCTATGCCATTATGTCTGAAATTTACAAAGCAGATGATGAAATAATAAATATCGCTTTATTACTCACATTAGAGTCTTCAGGCCATGTTTTCTTTGAAAAAGTAGTTAAACAAGTTAAGAAAACAGGTGCCGATAAAAATCTTAAATATTTCTCAAGTTCTCATCTTGAAGTTGAAATGGCACATGCCATTTTCGAAGAAGAAATGGAAAGAAAACTATTTGAGTGGCCAGTCCCTGTTAATGTTCGTCGGGAAGCACTCAAGATGATTGACAGATGTTATGAAGCATTTAACAAGATGTTTGATGGATTAATTCTTGCATGTAACAAACGACTACAGTTAGCTACTGAAAGGAATAAAAATGCAGCAAATGCATTGGAATATGTCTCAGATAAAGCAGTGTGAAAAAGAAACTGGTGAAGCGATGCTCAGCGATGAGCATACGCTTACCCTTTATTCACGTGATTTTGGTAAGATAACACAAACCTCTCCTGCTGCCGCTTGTCTCCCAAGCTCTTCTGAAAAACTTCAACTCCTTTTAAATTACGCCTACCAACATCATCTACCTCTCACCATTAGAGGTAATGGTTTAAGTCAATGCGGGCAATCTCTGCCAGTAGAAGGAGGAATGGCTGTTCATTTAGAAAAATTAAACCAGATTGGCTCTCTTGAGGAAGCATCTATCTGGGTCGATGCCAACACAAGTTGGTCTGCATTAATTAAGACCTCGCTGCAATGCTCTCAAATTCCTTATGTTATTCCTTATAACTGTAATTTATCCGTAGGTGGCGTTTTATCTGCGGGGGGAGTAGGAGCGTCTTCATTTAAATACGGTAACGTTATTTCTCACGTAAAAGCGCTTGAGGTTATCACTGCTGACGGTAGCCGGCAGATGGTCGAGGCCAAAACGGACCTCTTTAGAGCCTGTCTTTCGGGCCAAGGACGTGTTGCAATCATCGCCAAAGCATGCCTCAATTTGCGTCCTTGCTTAAAAAATGTGAGAACCTTTTTCCTGGTTTATCTTGACAAAGAGCAGTGGCTTAATGATATACAAACCCTAAAGGATAAAGCGGATTACCTTGAATCCTTTTGCTCTCCGTCCATTCAAGGTGCAAAAATCACATCAGGAAAACGTTTGCCATTTGCACAATGGCTATTTGCTCTGCACGTAGCCAAAGAATACGACAATACGCCTCCTCAATTAGGAGACCTTAGTCAGCAACTGCAACCGTGGAAAATCCTGCATACCCAAGATGAGGAAATTGACTCTTATTTACATCGTCATGATTCTCGTTTTGAAGGGATGAAACTTATGGGGCAGTGGGATCTTCTTCATCCCTGGTATGAATGTTTTATTCCTGGGCATTTATTAATGAATCTTGAGTCCATTTTGGAACAATTGCCCTTGTATTATGCGACTGTGCTGCAAATTGTTCCTATTGCCAGACAA contains:
- a CDS encoding FAD-dependent oxidoreductase, whose amino-acid sequence is MKSITIIGSGLAGTLLSLYMARRGYEVNVFESRPDIRTEKLDRGRSINLALSCRGITGLASISLMSEVEKIMVPMFARAIHESNGEIKFQAFGRHKDEYINAIHRSELNALLLNVAEREPRIHLYFDMKLVNLDIDKKLLHFELKNHEQLTRSYDVLIGADGAGSRVREELVRRQLIVASRNFLPHGYKELSISKSYSSDFVSEHLHLWPRDSFMLLGNPNRDYSITGTLFLALEGKNSFAELDNKIAINAFFKKEFPDAYKAMPDLIGEFLNHPTGNLSTIKCAPWYFADQCLLIGDAAHGIVPFFGQGMNSAFEDCRILNELLDTYQDNWQEVMPAFFASRKPNTDAVSAMSMDNYHEIQTDIRDEKFNLKKQIEQELMHRYPEIYVSKHVLVMFTNTPYAKAKAYGELQKQLLNEICKKVRSIEEIDWNEVDDLMLQYDKNLANLNSKIKTLLT
- a CDS encoding FAD-binding oxidoreductase translates to MQQMHWNMSQIKQCEKETGEAMLSDEHTLTLYSRDFGKITQTSPAAACLPSSSEKLQLLLNYAYQHHLPLTIRGNGLSQCGQSLPVEGGMAVHLEKLNQIGSLEEASIWVDANTSWSALIKTSLQCSQIPYVIPYNCNLSVGGVLSAGGVGASSFKYGNVISHVKALEVITADGSRQMVEAKTDLFRACLSGQGRVAIIAKACLNLRPCLKNVRTFFLVYLDKEQWLNDIQTLKDKADYLESFCSPSIQGAKITSGKRLPFAQWLFALHVAKEYDNTPPQLGDLSQQLQPWKILHTQDEEIDSYLHRHDSRFEGMKLMGQWDLLHPWYECFIPGHLLMNLESILEQLPLYYATVLQIVPIARQPQVGFFMLPDSEQVFAVMILTPGVNEKLLPGCLHTIEMLDSLFLTQGGKRYLSGYLGQNLPQNYWQNHFGSSYEDWLNLKKKYDPRSIFRSQLFTS